A genomic segment from Nicotiana sylvestris chromosome 1, ASM39365v2, whole genome shotgun sequence encodes:
- the LOC104246555 gene encoding NAD(P)H:quinone oxidoreductase yields MQAVVVMASQPVIKVAGLCGSLRKGSYNRGLLLAAMEICKDSIKGMEIEYVDISPLPFLNTDLEVNGTYPAVVEAFRKKIEEADCYLFASPEYNYSVTGPLKNAIDWASRPPNVWADKAAAIVSAGGGFGGGRAQYHLRQIGVYLDLHFINKPEFFLNAFQPPSKFDSDGVLTDEETKQKLRAVLLSLQAFTLRLKGKCE; encoded by the exons ATGCAAGCAGTAGTGGTGATGGCATCTCAACCAGTAATCAAAGTCGCTGGGCTCTGCGGTTCCCTCCGTAAAGGTTCCTATAATCGTGGTCTCCTCCTTGCCG CGATGGAGATATGCAAGGATTCAATAAAGGGAATGGAGATTGAGTACGTCGACATATCGCCGCTGCCGTTTCTGAACACTGATCTGGAGGTCAACGGAACTTATCCTGCCGTTGTCGAGGCTTTtcgtaagaaaattgaagaagcAGATTGTTACCTTTTTGCTTCTCCCGAGTACAATTACTCCGTCACTG GACCCTTGAAAAATGCAATTGATTGGGCATCTCGACCTCCAAATGTTTGGGCTGATAAAGCAGCAGCAATCGTGAGTGCTGGAGGTGGCTTTGGTGGAGGACGAGCACAATATCACCTTCGACAGATAGGAGTCTACCTTGATCTTCATTTCATTAACAAACCTGAATTTTTCCTGAACGCGTTCCAGCCACCATCGAAGTTTGACAGTGATGGTGTGCTGACAGATGAAGAAACCAAGCAGAAACTCAGGGCAGTTCTCTTGTCCTTACAGGCATTTACCTTGAGACTCAAAGGCAAGTGTGAATAG